A genome region from Fibrobacter sp. includes the following:
- a CDS encoding flavin reductase family protein, translating to MRKDLGKKALLYPQPVLIIGTYNEDKTPNAMVAAWGCVNDFDKVTICIDKTHKTMDNIKANKCLTVSMATAANIKQLDYLGITSGHKVADKFAKSGLSAVKSKKVKAPIIKELPLTLECKVLSYDEETELLYTQVVGVSADESILNAKGKVDIKKLCPLCYDPEGHGYYALGEKIGNAFKDGKSIK from the coding sequence ATGCGCAAGGATCTCGGAAAGAAAGCTCTACTCTACCCCCAGCCCGTTTTGATCATCGGGACCTACAACGAAGACAAGACCCCTAATGCCATGGTGGCCGCCTGGGGATGCGTCAACGATTTCGACAAGGTGACCATCTGCATCGACAAGACCCACAAGACCATGGACAACATCAAGGCAAACAAGTGCCTGACCGTCAGCATGGCCACCGCCGCAAACATCAAGCAGCTGGACTATCTGGGTATCACCTCGGGCCACAAGGTGGCGGACAAATTTGCAAAGTCCGGACTTTCCGCCGTCAAGAGCAAGAAGGTCAAGGCCCCCATCATCAAGGAGCTTCCCCTGACCTTGGAATGCAAGGTCTTGAGCTACGACGAAGAAACCGAACTGCTCTACACCCAGGTGGTGGGCGTCTCCGCCGACGAATCCATCCTGAATGCAAAAGGCAAGGTGGACATCAAGAAACTTTGCCCCCTGTGCTACGATCCCGAAGGTCACGGCTATTACGCCCTAG